The genomic region ACTGGTGAGCCGAACCCGGTCGAAGCAGGACCGCCGTGCGGTCGACCTAGAACTGACAGAAGCGGGCAGGGGGGTCGTCGCCAAGGCACCGGAGGTTGCCCAGATCATGCTTGTAAACGGGCTATCAGCGCTTGAAGAAGAAGAATTCAACCGCGTCATCGATGGGATGCAGCACATGGTAAAGATACTGGGGGCGGAGCACCTGATGCCGCAGCCACTGCACAGCTGAGCATCCCCCCCGAAAACGATGGAGGAAGCTCCCTATGAAGCATTCTCTTGACCTTGCGCTGATCGGCAACTGCCAGGTCGGCGCGCTCATCGACACACAGGCGGAGATCGTCTGGTACTGCCTGCCCCGCTTCGACGGCGACCCGGTCTTTTGCTCCCTGTTGCAGGAACACGAACCGGGCGAGGGGATCGGTTACTGCGGCATCGAACTCGTGGACCAGGTGGCGAGCGAGCAGCACTACCTCCCCAACTCGGCGGTCCTCGTCACCACGATGACCGATTCCCGGGGGGGCGCGGTCGAGGTGACCGACTTCGCGCCCCGCTTTCGGCAGTACGGCAGGATCTTCACCCCTATCATGCTGGTCAGGCAATTGCGCCGACTGCACGGGACACCGAGGGTGGTCGTCCGGGTGCGCCCAGCCCGCAACTACGGCGCCGAGCGCGGCTAGTTCACCTACGGCAGCCACCACATCCGCTACGTTTCCCCGTACATGGTGCTGCGCCTTTCCACCGACGCTTCCGTCACCGCCATTCTGCAGGAACTTCCGGTGCTGCTCGAGGACGAGCTCAACCTCGTCCTGGGCCCGGACGAGACGGTGCATGAGAATGTCTCGGAGCTCGCGCACCGTTTCAAGAAGGAGACCGTCGCCTACTGGCAGGAATGGGTGCGGGATCTGGGCATACCGTTTGAGTGGCAGGACGAGGTGATCAGGGCGGCCATCACGCTGAAGCTCAACGCCTTCGAGGATACCGGCGCCATCGCCGCCGCCCTCACCACCTCGATACCGGAGGCGCCCGACTCGGGGCGCAATTGGGACTACCGCTACTGCTGGCTGCGCGACGCCTACTTCGTGGTCAACGCGCTGAACCGGCTCGGCGCCACCAAGACCATGGAGCGCTACCTGCGTTATCTGGTCAACGTGGTGGCCGGGAGCGATGGTGGCTACCTCCAGCCCGTCTACGGCATCGACGGCAACAGCAACCTCGAGGAGAAGGAGATGCCGTCGCTGCCGGGCTACCGAGGCATGGGGCCGGTGCGGGTGGGGAACCAGGCTTGCTTGCAGGTCCAGCACGACGTCTATGGTTCGGCGGTCCTGGCGGTGACCCATGTCTTCTTCGATCACCGCCTAATGCAGCGCGGCGATACCACCCTGTTTTACCGCCTGGAGCCACTGGGGGAGATGGCGATCCAGGTGCATGACCAGCCCGACGCGGGGTTGTGGGAGCTGCGGGGGAGCCGCAGGGTGCACACCTTCTCCAGCATCATGTGCTGGGCGGCCTGCGACCGGCTGGAGAGGATAGCCGCCCAGTTGGGGCTCAGGGAGCGGGCCGCCTACTGGCAGGCCCAGGCGCAGCGCATCCACGAGACGGTCTGCCGGCACGGCTGGAATGCGGAGAAGAAGAGCTTCACCGCGGCCTTCGAGGGGGAGACTTTGGACGCGAGCCTGCTGCTCATCCACGACGTCGGTTTCCTCGCCGCCGACGACCCGCGCTTTGCCTCCACCGTCGCTGCCATCGAGCGGGAATTGCGCCGCGGAGATTACATCTTCCGCTACGTGGAGGATGACGACTTCGGCACCCCAAAAAACGCCTTCATCGTCTGCACCTACTGGTACATCTACGCCCTGGCCGCCCTCGGGCGCACCGACGAGGCGCGTCAGCTCTTCGAGAACCTGCTGGCCCGCCACAACCGGCACGGCCTCATGGCCGAGCACGTCGATGTCGCGACCGGAGAACAGTGGGGCAACTTCGTCCAGACCTACAGCATGGTTGGGCTCATCAACGCGGCCATCCGACTCTCCAAACGGTGGGACACCGCGTTTTAAGGATAGAGCGATGTACGGAAGCGGCACGGGACTATACCGAGGCAAGATGAAGGCGTTCTTGGCGCTGAAGGCCGGGATGGTGCAGCACCGCGAGGTGATGAAGGAGGTGGCGGCCTCCGTCGACGGCTCCTGGGTCTACTACGTCATGCTGATCCTGGCCGCGCTGATCGCCCTGCTGGGGCTGCTCATCAACAGTGTCGCCGTCGTCATCGGGGCCATGCTGATCTCGCCCCTCATGGGGCCCATCATCTCGTCGAGCCTTTCCTTCACCATTGGGGATCTCGCCCTCGCCAAGCGCACGTTTCGTACGCTGGGGATCAGCGTTGCCCTGACCGTTGCGGTGAGCGCGCTGGTGGCGCTGCTCTCCCCCCTGAAAGAGCCGACGGCCGAGATCCTGTCCCGGGTGAGGCCCAACATCCTGGATCTCTTCATAGCGGCCCTATCGGGGGCCGCCGGGGCGATAGCGCTCTGCACCAAGCGCAACTACCTGATCACCTCGACCGGAGTCGCGGTGGCGACGGCAGTCATCCCCCCCTTGAGCGTGGCTGGCTACGGCCTGGGAACCTGGCAGCCGATGCTCGCCCTTGGGGGCTTCCTGCTGTTCTTCACCAACTTCGTCGCCATCATCCTGAGCTCCGACATCGTCTTTTTCATACTCGGCTTCAGGACCAGTCACGTTGAGGAGCCCCAGCACTCGCACCGCACCCGGCTGGCAGTCATCACTGTACTTTCCGTCCTTATCTCCATCCCGCTGGTCTACACGCTGGCAACCGACGTGGCGAGGATAAAGAACGAGAAGCGGATCGGGCGGGTACTCAGGAGCCAACTGGACCGGGAGCTCGTCTCGCGCCTGACGGATTACCGGTACCGGCAGGAGGGTGATCAGCTGTTAGTTATGGCATCGGTCAACACGGTACGCTTCCTCAACAAGCCTGCACAAAAGGAGATCGAGAAGGACCTGGCGCGGGAGGTGCGGCGCCCGGTGCGGCTGGAATTGGAACAGGTGATCGTCGCCTCGGAAAGCCAGCTCAAGGATCAAACCGCAAAGGGGGCGCTGGAGCAGGCAAAGGCGCCAAAGGAGAGCCCGGCGGAACTCGCCGCGAAGGTAAGGCCGCTTGTGGCGCGGGTCGAGCAGGAACTTGCCGGGGCGCTCGCTCCCTGCCTGGTCGGCCGGACCACCGTCGCTTTCAGTGGGGACCAGGAGCCCCTGCTGGTAAGCGCCACGCTTGGCAGGGACTACCCGGTGGCGCGAGACGAACGTCTGCTGCTGAGCCGACTGCTGGAGCGGGCGCTGGGGGTCCCGGTCCGGCTCCAAATCACGCTCGCCCCGATGCTGAAGCCGATGGTTTTCGCCAAGGATGGCTCCCTCGCGGGGCAAAGCAGAGACGAACTGGAAGTGGTGCGCCATCTTCCCGAGGGACCAGCCGCGTTCCGGTTCATAGTGACCGGGCCGAAGGAGAGCGGGAGAGAGCAGAGCGTTCTCTCGCGGTATCTGACTGAACAGCTCGCGGTACCGGCGCAGGCGGTGACCACGATCAAATCCCCCGGCGGGGGGGGCGTGGTCACGCTGCGCGTCGTGCGCAATGACAAGTGAGGTGATGATGAAAGTAGGACTTATAGGATTCGGCAAGACGGGCAAGGCGGTGGCGTCGGTGCTGCTGCAGAGCAAGGAAACAAACCTGCAATGGGTGGTGCGCAAGTCGCACAACCTGGAACACAGATCGGTGCCGGAGTTTCTGGGCATCGACTCGGACGAACCGGGCTACATCTACTCCTCGGAAGAGTTTGACGCTGAGGAACTGCTGGAAAGGTTCCCCGTGGACGTCATCATCGACTTCTCATCCGAGCACGGAGTCCACTACTACGGGGAAGCGGCGCGTAACCGCGGCGTGGCGGTCGTGAGCGCCATTTCCTCCTACTCCGCGCAAACGGTCGCATACCTGAGATACCTGGCTCATAAGACCAGGGTGCTATGGTCGCCCAACATAACGATCGGCATCAACTTCCTGATCATAGCGGCCAAAATCCTCAAGAGCATCGCCCCGCACACGGACATCGAGATCGTCGAAGAGCATTTCAAGGCAAAGCCCGAGGTGTCGGGGACGGCGAAAAAAATCGCCACCGCACTGGGACTTGAGGACGAGGTCATCAAGACGGTGCGTGCCGGCGGCATCATCGGGGTGCACGAGATCCTGTTCGGCTTCCCCTATCAGACGGTGCGCCTAAAGCACGAGTCGATAACCCGCGAGGCCTTCGGCAACGGCGTTCTCTTCGCCGCGAAGCACCTGTACGGCAAAAGCGTCGGGCTCTACAGCATGGAGGATCTCATGATCCCCTATTTCAACGCGGGACCGGCCCAAGCTGGATAGGGGCGGCCGCAGCGAGGCGCTATGAAGAAGGCGATATCGAGCACATCCCTGAAATCGCTCAGGCTCTCCCTGAGGTTCGTCGTGCCGCTCGCGGTGGCCCTGGGGCTGCTGGCCGTCACGGTGGTTCCCCTGGTGGACCGGCTCACCATGCACTGGTTCATGCGCGACATGGACATCCGGTCGCGCCTCATTGCCAACACCCTGCACGACCAGTTGGTGGAGTTGCTGCAGCAGGAGAACGCCGCCAAGGTCCGGTCGCTGTTGAACAGGGCCGTGCAGGACGAGCGGCTTCTGGCGCTGGGGTACTGCGACCGCCGCGGCAAGCTTTTGTACAAGACCCCCGCCTTCCCGGAGGCGCTCGGCTGCCCGACGCCTGCGGCCGCGGAGACTGACAAGGGGCGGGTGCTCCACCTCCCCCAGGGGGCGGTACACGTGGCGGTGCACCCGGTCGGCATACCCTCGGCCGGGGCGGGGTCCCTGATCCTGGTGCACGACATGAGCTTCGTCGAGCGCCGCAGCGAGGATACCCGAAATTACATCATCGCCTTCTTTGCGCTGCTCGGCCTGATGGTTTCCGCCATTACCGTCTTCGTCGCCCATCTGAGCTGGCGCGGCTGGCTGGAAGGGGTCCGGGCCATGCTGCGGGGGGAGGGAATCGTGAGGCCGTTCTCTCAGCCGACGGTCGAGCCCGAACTGCAGCCGCTGGTGGGAGACCTGCGGGCGTTGCTGCGGGCCATGGACAGCGAAAGGCGCCTCGCCGACGACGCCACCGTCACCTGGAGTCCGGAAGCGCTGCGCAACCTCCTGCACAAGCAGTTGACCGGCGAACGGATCATCGTCGTTTCCAACCGAGAGCCCTACATCCACAGCAAAAAGGGGGACGGTATCGAGGTGCACCGCCCGGCAAGCGGCCTCGTCACCGCCGTCGAGCCGGTAATGCGCGCCTGCTCGGGGACTTGGATCGCCCATGGCAGCGGCAGCGCGGACCAGCTGGTCACCGACCGGCAGGACCGGGTGGCCGTCCCGCCCGACCACCCGGAGTACACCCTGAGGCGCATCTGGCTCACCAGGGAGGAGGAGCAGGGATACTACTACGGCTTCGCCAACGAGGGGCTCTGGCCCCTGTGCCACATCGCCCACGTCCGCCCGATCTTCCGCTCCAGCGACTGGCGGCAGTACCAGGAGGTGAACCAGCGCTTCGCCGATGCCGTGGTGCGGGAGGCGGACAGTGACGACCCGGTGGTGCTGGTGCAGGACTATCACTTCGCCCTGCTGCCAGGCATGATCCGCAAGGCCCTCCCCAAGGCCACCATCATAACCTTCTGGCACATCCCCTGGCCCAACCCCGAGTCCTTCGGCATCTGTCCCTGGCGCGAGGAGTTGCTGGAGGGGATGCTGGGGTCGACGATCCTGGGCTTTCACACCCCGTTCCATCGCAAGAACTTCCTGGAGACGGTGGACCGCTACCTAGAGACCCGCATTGAGCATGAATCGTCCACCATCAGCCGGGGGGGGAACCTCACCATGGTGGAGAGCTACCCGATCTCGATCCAGTGGCCCCCCCCGTGGCAGGAACGGCAGCCCCCGGTGGCGCAGTGCCGGGAGGAGCTCAGGAGGGAACTGGGGGAAGGGGCCGGGCACCTGGTCGGCATCGGGGTCGATCGCCTCGACTACACCAAGGGCATCCTGGAGCGCTTCCGGGCCGTGGAGAAGCTCATGGAGCAGCACCCCGAACTGGTGGGTGCCTTCACCTTCGTGCAGATCGCCGCGCCATCCCGCTCCGCCCTGGATGATTACCAGGCCTTCGACGCCCAGGTGCATACCTTGGCCCAGCGCATAAACCAGCGCTTTTCCCGCAAGGGGTGGCAGCCCATCCTCCTCAAGGCCGAGCACCACGAACCCGAGGTGGTGAACCGCTACTACCGCGGCGCCGACGTCTGCATCGTAACCAGTCTTCACGACGGTATGAACCTCGTTGCCAAGGAGTTTGTGGCCGCGAGGGACGACGACCAGGGGGTGCTGGTCTTGAGCCAGTTCACCGGGGCCGCCCACGAGATGCACGAGGCCCTGATCGTTAACCCTTACCATATCGAACAGACGGCGGAGGCCATTTTCCGCGCGCTCACCATGCCGCAGTTCGAGCAGCGCGAGAGGATGCGCAGCATGCGGGCCCTGGTGCGCGACTTCAACGTGTACCGATGGGCCGGACGCATGCTCCTCGACGCGGCGCGCGTACGCCAGCGCGAGAAGCTCTCGGCCCGCATCAGGAGAGACCAGTAATGCCCAGTTACCTGTTCCAATGTGAAGAACTCGCCGCTTTCACGCACCACGTGGCACCCGACACCCTTTTTGCCTTCGACCTGGACGGCACCCTGGCGCCCATCGTCGATGAGTACGGAGAGGCCCGGGTCGCCAAGCCCGTGCGCAACGCCCTGCAGAGGCTGATGGGGCTGGCCAAGGTCGCCGTTATAACCGGGAGGTCGCGTCAGGACGCCATCGGCATCCTTGGGTTCCAGCCGCACCTCGTGATCGGGAACCACGGAGCGGAGTGGCCGGGACTAAGCGGCGGACGGCGCTGGGAGCACGTCCAGCTCTGTCTCAAGTGGCGGGACCGGCTGCACACAGCCCTCTTCTATGAGCAGGGGGTGGAGATCGAGTTCAAGGGGGAGTCGCTCACCCTGCACTACCGCAAGAGCGACGACCCGCAGCGGGCGCTGGCGATGATCCAGGCGGCCATCGGTGATCTCCAGCCGCAACCGCGCACCATCGGCGGCAAGTTCGTGGTCAACGTGCTTCCAGCGGAGGCCTGCGGCAAGGGGGAGGCGCTGGCGGCCGCCATGGAGGAACTGGGGTGCAGCAGGGCGATCTATTTTGGCGATGACGAGACCGACGAGGAGGTGTTCCGACTGCCGCGCAGCGACGTCTTCGGCGTGCACGTCGGCAAGAACGAGCTGTCGGCGGCAACGTACTACCTGAACCAGCAGTCGGAACTACTGGGGGTGCTCAATTCCATGGTAGGCATCCTTGAGAACTGTGAGTACGAGGCACAGTGCTGTGACGGCTGAAAGGGTACCACTATAGGAGGAACTATGGCTGAGCACGTAGAAATCTTTGGCAATTCATTGGTGCAGCATGATCCGGCTGCACGTAGGGCGACACTGGCCCTGTTGGATCCGGAGGAGGCCCCGGGTGTCATCCGTCACTTGGAACTTCTGGCCAGCTCCCGTGGGTACACCAATGTCAGTGCCAGGGTCCCCGCCGCCCACGTCCGGCACTTCGTCGGCGCTGGGTATCGGCTGGAGGCCGCCATCCCACATTTTTACGGGGAAGGGGAGACTGCCTGTTTTCTCGTCCGCCATTTCGGCGAAGCCCAAGACACTGAAAGGATGTCGCTACTTTTGAGTAGAATCCTGGCGGCCACCGAGATGCATTCTCTGGCAGGTCCGGTGTCGTTACCCGAAGGTGGAGCTCTTAGGTTAGTGGAACCTTCCGAGATCGGCGACGTGGTCTCGCTGTACCGCAGGGTCGGAGTTGCCAAGCCAGCAGCGGTGGACGATCCGATCTTCCTCCACAACTTCCTGGGGCGGGGCGACCTCTTCCTTGGACTGTGGATCGAAGGCATTCTGGTTGCGGCATGCGCAGCGATCTTCGATCCGACAACGGGCACGGCAGAACTGGCTCACTTCGTCGTACTGCCCGAGCACCGGGGGAAGGGACTCGCCCTGCTGTTGCTGCAGCGCATAGGGGAACTTTCTGCAGCTTGCGGCGCCAGGCTGCTGTGGTCAACCGTGCGCGCCTACGCCCCCGGAATTAACATTACCTTTGCAAAGGGGGGGTACCATTTCGGGGGAACCCTTACCAATAATTCCTACATTTACGGTGCGACGGAGAGCGTTAACGTCTGGCACAAGTGCCTTGCTGACGATCCTGCTCTGGCATGGAGTTCCCTCTTTTAACAAAATTCGGACGGAAGGTGCGATCATAAGCAAAAAGATCATACTTTTTAAACAGGGACGCGCAATATCTTTTGATGGTAAACGTTTTTGAAAATTTACCTCATATATGCTTGAAATTAACATACAGCTGAGCAATCCATATTTGTAGTGCAAAGGCAGCAATAACCTTAATATATTTTATTGTGGAGTAAAAATGGTGGCAAGGGTTGTAAGGAAAAATTACAAAAAAATTACGGGACTTTTTTTCGACTTTTTCGAGAGCGAAAAAACTTCAGGAGTTCTGCTAATTGTTTGCACCGTTTTTTCCATACTAATGGCAAATTCATCCGGTCGGTCCCTGTATATTGGTACGTGGCATTATGAAATTCTTGGACACAGCCTACAATACTGGATCAACGACGGACTTATGGCTATTTTTTTCTTGCTGATCGGGTTGGAAATCGAGAGAGAAATATATGTTGGCGAACTATCTAACCGACAAAACGCTTTGCTACCGATTGCCGCAGCCATTGGTGGCATGGCGACACCGGCACTGTTTCACTTCCTCCTCAATCGAGAGACAGCAACAGTGCACGGCGCTGGAATCCCCATGGCAACGGATATCGCTTTCGCACTTGGAATCTTATCCCTAGTGGGAAACAAAGTGCCAACTTCGCTTAAGGTTTTTCTGGCAGCTCTGGCCATCATTGATGATTTAGGCGCTATTATAGTCATTGCTGTTTTTTACGTGACAGACTTTTCATTGATTTATTTTACCTTGGCTTTAGCGATATTTGGTCTACTCCTGCTGCTAAACCGCTGCAACATAAATCGCCTTTCTGTTTATCTCATTCTAGGTGGCATCATGTGGTTTTTTATGCTCAAGTCTGGTGTCCACGCCACCATTGCCGGGGTCTTGTTAGCATTTGCTATTCCATTCCGGCAAATCCGGAACAATTCGCCATCATATAGGCTACAGCACTTTTTACATAAGCCTGTTGCCTTTTTCATTATGCCAATTTTCGCTCTAGCCAATACAGGTATCACGTTGACTGGAAACTGGGCAGAAGGACTTGCGACTTCCAATAGTCTAGGCATTATAGCAGGCTTACTGGGAGGCAAGCCGTTGGGAATATTCTTGTTTAGCTACCTCTCAGTTAAAGCAGGACTGTCAAAGTTGCCGAATCGTGTTGGCTGGAAGCATATCATCAGCGTTGGTTTTCTTGGCGGAATAGGATTTACAATGTCTATTTTTATCACGCTGCTTGCTTTCGGAGACTCCACAGTTGTTGAGAGCTCTAAGCTCAGCATTTTGCTCACTTCCGTGCTCTCCGGTACCATCGGCTTCATGTTGTTGAGCCGACAGTCAACATAGGTTGTGGCTAATTTTTAAACAATACGTTGCCCAAATTAAACGGTATTTTGCCCCAGTATCGACATCCATGTTTGTGGAAAGGCTTCGAATTTTAAGCCAGTATCGGCGTCCCCACGGTGCCCCCCCTATGAACTATTGAGCCTTTACAGATTGAGAGGTGAGTCTCAAAATACCGATGTTGGGTTGAAATTGGATGACGATCGACAACTTATTATGCGATGTACTACATCAGCTACGGACTAATGAATTCAGCAAAGTGTGCGCAAAGCGTATAATGAGTGGAGAGGCTGCCGGTACGGAGTCTTCATTCCATTGTACTTTCGGAGGAAAAGCCATGAGATTCGCGAAAATTCTCGTTGTGAACCGCCTTTCCCAGTATACGCGGGACGCCGTGCGCTACGGGGGCATGCTGGCTACATGCTTCCAGGCCGACCTCCTCGTACTGCGGGTCATCTCAAATCCTGTGGACCAGGAGGCGTTGAACGCGCCGAGTCTGTTCATCAAGGGGGAAAAATACAAAACGATCAGCAGCATCGAGGAGCAACCCCGGGAGGATCTGGAGAGGGTGATCAGGGAAGAGGTGCCGACAACGTTGTCGGTTACCGGATTGGTGACGGATCGTGATCCCCTCCCCGAGATAACCAGGATAGTACGGGAGGAGAAGGTCGATCTGCTGGTTGTCCTAGCCCACGAGCAGTCCCGTCTTGAGAACCTGCTGTTCCCCGATAACCACGGGCTGATCAGGACGCTGCCTTGCTCCATCCTCCTCATGAAGCATGAGCCGCGTCCGGTAGGATAGGGGAAACGATGAGCGACGATATGCTGCAGCGAGGAGAGGGTCAGGCGATTACCCGCCCCTTGCGCAGCAGTCGGTAGACCTCGATCTTGGCCAAATCGTTAATGAAGAACCAGACAAGGGCGTAGCCCCAGACCAGCAGGGCGTAGCCCCAGCCGATGGGTGCGATGAACCAGCCGTAGACCGCGAAGAGTGTGGCCGCCATCTTGGTCGAGACTGCCGCCCAGAAGAGCAGTGAGGCCGGGTAGGGCGGTTGCCAGAACCGGCGTTCGGTACGGGTCACGAATATGGTGAGATGACCGGCGATGGCTAGTTTTAAAAAGACGAAACTTTGCACCACGTCGGGGGGGAGTTTCAGATAGAGTTTGGCTAGGTAGAAGATACCGAAACTCGCGATTACGCCCAGGACGCCGAGCACCGTCGCTATGGTCATCACTTCGGTCATATTCCAGCGGATCGGCCGATCATCAGCCTTGGTGTTGTCTAAGGCTATGGCGAGGATAGGGATGTCGTTAAGAAACGCCAGTATGATGATCATGATCGCGGTGACAGGGTAGAAGTTGAATATGAGAATCGAAGCGGTCATGAAAAGAATCACCCGGATGGTCTCCGCGATCCGGTAGATGCTGTAGCTTTTCATCCTCTCGAAGGTGATCCTCGCCCCCTTTATCGCCTCGACTATGACCGATAGTCCTGGTGTGAGCAGAATCAGATCGGCCGCGGCCCGTGCCGCGTCTGTCGCTCCGGAGACCGCTATGCCGGCATCTGCTTTTTTCAAGGCGGGAGCGTCGTTGACTCCGTCGCCGGTCATGCCGACGATATGGCCTCCCTTCTGCAGTTTGTCCACGATGAGATACTTGTCCTCGGGGAAAACCTGGGCGAATCCGTCGGCACCTTCGATAAGCGTGATGATCTCCGATTCGTGACTGTGCACGTATCCCTTGGGCAAAGCCAAAGCTCCGAATTCCCTTTCAAGGGCCTGCGCCACCGACTTCCCGAAACGCAGTGCCTCCTCTTCTTTCACGTCGGGTGACAGCTTCCCAAATACCGCCTTCGCAACCACCTCACCCAAAAGAACCAACTCCCGGGTGCTTGCCCCACTCAGTTCCTGCGCGCTCGAAATTTCAGCGCCGATTCCGAGTTCCTCGGCTATGTGCCTGGCTATGGCGATGTTGTCGCCGGTGACCATCTTGATATCGATGCCGAGACGTTTGGCCTCATCAATGGTGCTGCGCGAATCTTCCCTGGGTGGGTCGAAAAGGGGGATGAGTCCAAGGAAAGTGAAGAATTGCTCCTCGGGCCGCTTCCTCGCAACCCCCAGGGTCCGGAAACCGCTCTCGGCGAATTCCTCAACCCGCCTCGCTGTCTCAAGGTGCTCGAGACGCTCATCGCAGAGAGAGAAAACCACCTGCGGGGCCCCCTTGGTGACAACGGAACGCTCGCCCCCCGCTTCGACAACAGCCTCTGTCCTCTTGTTCACCGGGTCGAACGGAGTGAAGGATATCTGCCTGTATTGAGCAAGTTCGGTACCGCCACTGGCCTTGAGCAGGTCGAAGATGGGGCGCTCGATCGGGTCTTCGTTTTCTTCCCTGGAGGCGAGGGCGGCACAGAGGAGCAGTTCGTTCAGGTCATGGCCCTTGGCGGGCGACGGGTCCGCGACGGTCATCCTGTTCTGCGTCAAGGTCCCGGTCTTGTCGGAACAGAGGATATCAACCCCGGCAAGTTCTTCGATGGCGACCAAACGGCTAACTACCGCATGCTTCTTGGCAAGGTTCATGGCTCCCACCGCCATGGTCACCGAAAGTATGGCAGGCATTGCCACGGGAATCGCGGCGACCGTCAGGACCAGGGCAAATCTTAGGATCTCCAGCATGTTCTCGTGGCGAAACATCGCGGTGAACAGGATGAGTGCCACAAGGAAGACGGTAAGAATGATCAAGTAATTGCCGATGTTGATGACCGCTTTCTGAAAATGGCTCTTCTCTTCCTGCTGCGCCTGAGCGACCAGCGCCACTGTTTTGCCGAAGAAGGTGTTTAGCGCGGTGTTGGTAACGACGCCAAGCATCTCCCCCTGTTTCACCACTGAATTGGCGTAGGCTATGTCACCTTCCTTCTTGCTTGCCGGCAAAGACTCACCAGTAAGCGCCGACTGGTCCGCAAGGATGTAATCCCCCGCGATGAGTTTTATGTCCGCTGGAATCAGGTCGCCGATCCTGACTTTGACGATGTCACCCGGCACAAGGCTCTTGGCATCGATGGTCTGGAACCCGCCGTCGCGAAGTACAAGGGCCGTTTTGGCCAGCTTCTCTTTCAGTACCGTGAGGGCGTTAAGGGCCTTCGATTCCTGCCAGAAGTCTATCCCCACATTGGTCATCAGGAGAGCCAGAATGATGGTGAAATCGTCCCATTTGGCGACTAACGCGGACAAAAGCGCGGCGATTTCGATCATCCCCGGGATCGGTCCCCAGAAACGCCTCAGTAGCCTATGCCCCAGCGACTCGATCTTTTCTGGTATTTCGTTGTACCCGTAGAGTTTCAGCCTTTGGCTTGCCTCGCTCGATGAGAGGCCGTTGGCCCTGTCCGTCCGCAACTCTCGCAGGGTCTCCTCAACGGATAATGACGAAAATGATTCGGTGCTCTTGGCCATGGCGCCACTCTATTCGCTCAGCCAGCGCCGAGCATGTTTCAGGTCGTCGTTAGAGAAAATCCTGACCTGTCCGGGCATGAAAAAGCCGAACCCCTTAACCGCCGTGGCGATCCATCCCACGTCCGTGACCACCGCCACCCGCTCCCAGGCGGCAAGATGCTGCAATCCAACTTTGGCATCCTCCCAAATGGCTTTAGCTTCAAACCCGGTGAACTCCTGCCCCAAGTGGTAAAGGAACCGTATCTTAATCTGCCGAGCCAACAGTTCCTCAACCGCCGGAATGAGCACCGACCGATAGTCGGCCCCGGTCACCTCTCCCCTCGCCTCAAATTCGAGCATATCGTCAGGCAGTTCGTTGATTCGCACCAGCATGATCGCCTCCTGATCTTAGACTGCTTCCTTCGTAATATTCTACCATCAGTGTATTGATTCGGCGTCACACTTTAACCCAATATCGGCCTGCAAAGTCCCCGGTCATGTATGAACGCGG from Citrifermentans bremense harbors:
- a CDS encoding 4-hydroxy-tetrahydrodipicolinate reductase; amino-acid sequence: MKVGLIGFGKTGKAVASVLLQSKETNLQWVVRKSHNLEHRSVPEFLGIDSDEPGYIYSSEEFDAEELLERFPVDVIIDFSSEHGVHYYGEAARNRGVAVVSAISSYSAQTVAYLRYLAHKTRVLWSPNITIGINFLIIAAKILKSIAPHTDIEIVEEHFKAKPEVSGTAKKIATALGLEDEVIKTVRAGGIIGVHEILFGFPYQTVRLKHESITREAFGNGVLFAAKHLYGKSVGLYSMEDLMIPYFNAGPAQAG
- a CDS encoding TIGR00341 family protein, with product MKAFLALKAGMVQHREVMKEVAASVDGSWVYYVMLILAALIALLGLLINSVAVVIGAMLISPLMGPIISSSLSFTIGDLALAKRTFRTLGISVALTVAVSALVALLSPLKEPTAEILSRVRPNILDLFIAALSGAAGAIALCTKRNYLITSTGVAVATAVIPPLSVAGYGLGTWQPMLALGGFLLFFTNFVAIILSSDIVFFILGFRTSHVEEPQHSHRTRLAVITVLSVLISIPLVYTLATDVARIKNEKRIGRVLRSQLDRELVSRLTDYRYRQEGDQLLVMASVNTVRFLNKPAQKEIEKDLAREVRRPVRLELEQVIVASESQLKDQTAKGALEQAKAPKESPAELAAKVRPLVARVEQELAGALAPCLVGRTTVAFSGDQEPLLVSATLGRDYPVARDERLLLSRLLERALGVPVRLQITLAPMLKPMVFAKDGSLAGQSRDELEVVRHLPEGPAAFRFIVTGPKESGREQSVLSRYLTEQLAVPAQAVTTIKSPGGGGVVTLRVVRNDK
- a CDS encoding glycoside hydrolase family 15 protein, producing MVLRLSTDASVTAILQELPVLLEDELNLVLGPDETVHENVSELAHRFKKETVAYWQEWVRDLGIPFEWQDEVIRAAITLKLNAFEDTGAIAAALTTSIPEAPDSGRNWDYRYCWLRDAYFVVNALNRLGATKTMERYLRYLVNVVAGSDGGYLQPVYGIDGNSNLEEKEMPSLPGYRGMGPVRVGNQACLQVQHDVYGSAVLAVTHVFFDHRLMQRGDTTLFYRLEPLGEMAIQVHDQPDAGLWELRGSRRVHTFSSIMCWAACDRLERIAAQLGLRERAAYWQAQAQRIHETVCRHGWNAEKKSFTAAFEGETLDASLLLIHDVGFLAADDPRFASTVAAIERELRRGDYIFRYVEDDDFGTPKNAFIVCTYWYIYALAALGRTDEARQLFENLLARHNRHGLMAEHVDVATGEQWGNFVQTYSMVGLINAAIRLSKRWDTAF
- a CDS encoding trehalase-like domain-containing protein, which encodes MKHSLDLALIGNCQVGALIDTQAEIVWYCLPRFDGDPVFCSLLQEHEPGEGIGYCGIELVDQVASEQHYLPNSAVLVTTMTDSRGGAVEVTDFAPRFRQYGRIFTPIMLVRQLRRLHGTPRVVVRVRPARNYGAERG
- a CDS encoding MarR family winged helix-turn-helix transcriptional regulator; protein product: MGEYSRSAEKETELTGPQLWALKILDKQARLRVSELARQMYLRPATVVGILDRLEAKGLVSRTRSKQDRRAVDLELTEAGRGVVAKAPEVAQIMLVNGLSALEEEEFNRVIDGMQHMVKILGAEHLMPQPLHS